In Hamadaea flava, a genomic segment contains:
- a CDS encoding DUF4185 domain-containing protein: MNHRPRLPALVAVVLLAAGCTSPSGETVTVLDPRTDKPFVLTGVGGLTEIGQVTGVPGGTDKYAVHGTDLGSMFSAGGTTYFVFGDTFGERTDGQTGAGGSFWRSNVLGYTTDRDPSDGVRLTGMVTDEIGLAKELLGSKKVDGDEMTVIPTYGFAVGKTFYLYYMSVRHWGDPGRWDANHAGLARSTDGGQNWTRLDAVTWPGDSGFIQVSVTHALEDGVDQLYFWAIPAGRFGGVRLMRVPAAQVEQLSAYRYYAGAGSTGPIWAADRDQAVLVVDDTVGELSVAYNSYLDRWIMMYLREGDGVVLREGVTPWGPWSEPRTVVDAAGHPGLYAPFQYPVTSEATDDGGRRIYFNLSLWGPYNVFLYSIDLEKS, encoded by the coding sequence GTGAATCACCGACCCCGTCTGCCCGCTCTCGTCGCGGTGGTGCTGCTCGCCGCCGGATGCACGAGCCCGTCAGGAGAGACCGTGACCGTGCTGGACCCGCGCACCGACAAGCCCTTCGTGCTGACGGGCGTCGGCGGCCTGACCGAGATCGGCCAGGTCACCGGCGTGCCGGGCGGCACCGACAAGTACGCCGTGCACGGCACCGACCTGGGCTCGATGTTCAGCGCCGGCGGCACCACGTACTTCGTCTTCGGCGACACCTTCGGCGAGCGGACGGACGGGCAGACCGGGGCGGGCGGCAGCTTCTGGCGATCGAACGTCCTCGGCTACACCACGGATCGCGACCCGTCCGACGGCGTACGCCTCACCGGCATGGTCACCGACGAGATCGGGCTCGCCAAGGAACTGCTGGGCAGCAAGAAGGTCGACGGGGACGAGATGACCGTCATCCCGACGTATGGGTTTGCCGTCGGGAAGACCTTCTACCTCTATTACATGTCGGTGCGGCACTGGGGCGACCCCGGCCGCTGGGACGCCAACCACGCCGGGCTGGCCCGCTCCACCGACGGCGGGCAGAACTGGACCCGGCTGGACGCGGTGACCTGGCCAGGTGACTCCGGATTCATCCAGGTCAGCGTCACCCATGCGCTCGAGGACGGGGTGGACCAGCTCTACTTCTGGGCCATCCCGGCCGGCCGATTCGGCGGCGTACGCCTCATGCGCGTACCCGCCGCGCAGGTCGAGCAACTGTCGGCGTACCGGTACTACGCCGGCGCCGGCTCCACCGGCCCGATCTGGGCCGCCGACCGGGACCAGGCGGTCCTCGTCGTCGACGACACCGTCGGCGAGCTGTCGGTGGCGTACAACTCGTATCTCGACCGGTGGATCATGATGTACCTCCGCGAGGGCGACGGCGTCGTCCTGCGGGAGGGCGTCACCCCCTGGGGCCCCTGGAGCGAGCCGCGCACCGTTGTGGACGCGGCCGGTCACCCGGGCCTCTACGCACCCTTCCAATACCCGGTGACCAGCGAAGCGACCGATGACGGTGGCCGCCGGATCTACTTCAACCTCTCCCTCTGGGGACCGTACAACGTGTTCCTCTACTCAATTGATCTTGAGAAATCCTAG
- a CDS encoding ABC transporter substrate-binding protein has translation MKRRALLSGLAGAAALAAAGCGSKDSGSGDKAEVTIWQQKFTDQEDAWYKKAVAAYNASQNKVKVVHQIVPADAWDQKMKAAQAAGKAPDVFTLNYNKVQGFARTSQIQALDGVIAADKWSGLQESVVGSITYKGKKYGYPMLVEPSAVLYYRKDLFAKAGLDPEKPPTSWAELVDFGKKLTTKDVSGFSTAGNQIDMGWSTWGLQWNAAGHLPISDDWSQPRANDPAYKPLLQAYQDLYKQGIMPKQPLAPYADATPFGQGKAAMMACGSWAASVLLSDFPKVVGNVAAAPMPSFDGDVTKPTATLGGWTWVIDGKSTKAQAAAEFIAYVLAGDPALLVDYFKTTKFSKYSPRTAVADTISSDPAAKENPWAQTIQDKVVKYAKPEPTYDWSISLAFGKAIEKALQGKDIDTALKEADAEIKDIIAKNNLAGQGTTS, from the coding sequence ATGAAGCGCAGAGCTCTGCTCAGCGGGCTGGCCGGCGCGGCCGCGCTCGCGGCCGCCGGGTGCGGCAGTAAGGACAGCGGTTCCGGTGACAAGGCCGAGGTGACCATCTGGCAGCAGAAGTTCACCGACCAGGAGGACGCCTGGTACAAGAAGGCGGTCGCCGCGTACAACGCCTCGCAGAACAAGGTCAAGGTCGTGCACCAGATCGTGCCGGCCGACGCCTGGGACCAGAAGATGAAGGCCGCGCAGGCGGCGGGCAAGGCGCCCGACGTGTTCACCCTGAACTACAACAAGGTGCAGGGATTCGCCCGGACCAGCCAGATCCAGGCCCTCGACGGGGTCATCGCCGCCGACAAGTGGTCGGGCCTGCAGGAGTCGGTCGTCGGGTCGATCACCTACAAGGGCAAGAAGTACGGCTACCCGATGCTCGTCGAGCCGTCGGCCGTCCTCTACTACCGCAAGGACCTGTTCGCCAAGGCCGGCCTCGACCCCGAGAAGCCGCCGACGAGCTGGGCCGAGCTGGTCGACTTCGGCAAGAAGCTGACGACCAAGGACGTCTCCGGCTTCTCCACCGCCGGCAACCAGATCGACATGGGCTGGTCGACGTGGGGCCTGCAGTGGAACGCCGCCGGGCACCTGCCGATCAGCGACGACTGGTCGCAGCCGCGGGCCAACGACCCGGCGTACAAGCCGCTCCTGCAGGCCTACCAGGATCTCTACAAGCAGGGCATCATGCCGAAGCAGCCGCTCGCGCCGTACGCCGACGCCACCCCGTTCGGCCAGGGCAAGGCCGCCATGATGGCCTGCGGTTCCTGGGCGGCCAGCGTGCTGCTGTCGGACTTCCCGAAGGTCGTCGGGAACGTGGCCGCCGCGCCGATGCCCTCGTTCGACGGCGACGTCACCAAGCCGACCGCCACCCTCGGCGGCTGGACCTGGGTGATCGACGGCAAGTCGACCAAGGCCCAGGCGGCGGCCGAGTTCATCGCGTACGTGCTCGCCGGCGACCCCGCCCTCCTGGTCGACTACTTCAAGACGACCAAGTTCTCGAAGTACTCTCCCCGAACCGCGGTCGCCGACACGATCAGCAGCGACCCGGCCGCGAAGGAGAACCCGTGGGCGCAGACGATTCAGGACAAGGTGGTCAAGTACGCCAAGCCGGAGCCGACCTACGACTGGTCGATCAGCCTGGCGTTCGGCAAGGCGATCGAGAAGGCCCTCCAGGGCAAGGACATCGACACGGCCCTGAAGGAGGCCGACGCCGAGATCAAGGACATCATCGCGAAGAACAACCTGGCCGGACAGGGCACCACGTCATGA
- a CDS encoding carbohydrate ABC transporter permease — protein sequence MTSAAGAATAVAAPGTRGASGSTARRRRHGDTKVAYLMLTPLVVLLAIFVIWPLLHAVYISFFTWSFYAPSEFVGLDNYVNVLTDQAFLSSVLRGLGFAAMVVPAQLLIAFAFANLVKSFSGRMAGVLKVTIYVPAVISEVIASIIFTIIYAYRGGILNWALGLVGRDDTAWLGETGTALPAIAVPAIWIGMGIASLIMLAGLLDIPEAYYEVASLDGAGWWSKMVHITLPLMKNIFLYLLVTGFAGSLQFLVVPLVMTNGGPLESTTLPNLFIFRHFTNDLYSGYPIAAALLLFLVLGSVSAIIFRLVRSEKAVDG from the coding sequence ATGACGAGCGCGGCCGGTGCTGCGACCGCGGTCGCAGCACCGGGCACCCGCGGCGCGTCGGGGTCGACGGCGCGGCGACGGCGGCACGGCGACACCAAGGTCGCGTACCTCATGCTCACGCCGCTGGTCGTCCTGCTGGCGATCTTCGTCATCTGGCCGTTGCTGCACGCCGTCTACATCAGCTTCTTCACCTGGAGCTTCTACGCGCCATCGGAGTTCGTGGGGCTCGACAACTACGTGAACGTGCTGACGGACCAGGCGTTCCTGTCCTCGGTGCTGCGCGGACTCGGGTTCGCCGCGATGGTGGTCCCGGCGCAGCTGCTGATCGCGTTCGCGTTCGCCAACCTCGTGAAGTCGTTCAGCGGGCGCATGGCCGGCGTACTCAAGGTCACGATCTATGTCCCGGCCGTGATCTCCGAGGTCATCGCGTCCATCATCTTCACGATCATCTACGCGTACCGTGGGGGCATCCTGAACTGGGCCCTGGGCCTGGTGGGGCGCGACGACACCGCGTGGCTGGGGGAGACCGGGACCGCGCTGCCCGCGATCGCGGTGCCGGCGATCTGGATCGGGATGGGCATCGCCTCGCTGATCATGCTGGCCGGCCTGCTGGACATCCCGGAGGCTTACTACGAGGTGGCCTCGCTGGACGGCGCGGGCTGGTGGTCCAAGATGGTCCACATCACGCTGCCGCTGATGAAGAACATCTTCCTGTATCTGCTGGTCACCGGGTTCGCCGGCTCGCTGCAGTTCCTCGTCGTGCCGCTCGTGATGACCAACGGCGGCCCGCTGGAGTCGACCACGCTGCCGAACCTGTTCATCTTCCGGCACTTCACCAACGACCTCTACTCCGGCTATCCGATCGCGGCCGCCCTGCTGCTGTTCCTCGTCCTGGGCTCGGTGTCGGCGATCATCTTCCGGCTGGTGCGATCCGAGAAGGCGGTGGACGGCTGA
- a CDS encoding carbohydrate ABC transporter permease, with amino-acid sequence MRFLVMAGKLGLAGLFLLSALFPLAWMLIAGFKSKTEVVQTPFQFFPEVWRWENYTQILGDPAFLRSIGVTFVGALLFAALSLVVNSLGAYAFARLDFAFKRTLWVVVITTMFIPGIAIMLTSFIVVTQLGMLDTMAVLVIPGAASGLQVFFLRQYYLGVPVALEEAALIDGAGRWRIFLHIFTPISKGALVVVGVTSFLAFWNAYIWPVLTITDPNLFQIQQYLATFRSDRSSELGLLMAGSTLAALPVILLFLAFQKQIIGGIRISGMK; translated from the coding sequence ATGCGGTTCCTCGTGATGGCGGGCAAACTCGGGCTGGCCGGGCTGTTCCTGCTCAGCGCCCTGTTCCCGCTGGCCTGGATGCTGATCGCGGGATTCAAGAGCAAGACCGAGGTCGTGCAGACCCCGTTCCAGTTCTTCCCCGAGGTCTGGCGCTGGGAGAACTACACCCAGATCCTCGGGGACCCCGCGTTCCTGCGCTCGATCGGCGTGACCTTCGTCGGCGCGCTGCTGTTCGCCGCGCTGAGCCTGGTGGTCAACTCCCTCGGGGCGTACGCCTTCGCCCGGCTGGACTTCGCGTTCAAGCGCACCCTGTGGGTCGTGGTCATCACGACGATGTTCATCCCGGGCATCGCCATCATGCTGACCTCGTTCATCGTGGTGACCCAGCTCGGGATGCTCGACACGATGGCGGTCCTGGTCATTCCGGGCGCGGCGTCCGGGCTCCAGGTGTTCTTCCTGCGCCAGTACTACCTGGGTGTGCCGGTCGCGCTGGAGGAGGCCGCGCTGATCGACGGCGCCGGGCGGTGGCGGATCTTCCTGCACATCTTCACGCCGATCTCGAAGGGCGCGCTGGTCGTCGTCGGGGTCACCTCGTTCCTGGCGTTCTGGAACGCGTACATCTGGCCGGTGCTCACCATCACCGACCCGAACCTGTTCCAGATCCAGCAGTACCTGGCGACCTTCCGGTCCGACCGGTCGTCCGAGCTCGGCCTGCTCATGGCCGGGTCGACGCTGGCGGCGTTGCCCGTGATCCTGCTCTTCCTGGCCTTCCAGAAGCAGATCATCGGCGGCATCCGGATCTCGGGGATGAAGTGA
- a CDS encoding GH116 family glycosyl-hydrolase: protein MRARPIPHEEGRFVAMPLGGIGTGGFAIGADGGLRQWQLQNVGNHRGELPGTFFALRVSQIEPPLDRTYVLQAPPGPADAARTPLVNDDLVPGWQRDLLGAYPGVTSTTFRGLYPVAEIDYHGLPVDVRLTAVNPLIPLDVERSSLPVAMFTFTVTNPSDVDAHVWLGAAMQNPVGHDGTTPIDGVTGRGYGGNTNRVRRENGWTSLVLENHAIDPLAPGAGQAVLAIDSPSAATLPQWQHPAEFLGFLDARAFYVDSSVLAPHTAEYQPSGPAPTWGPSGPGRTWNGGVAAVLDLKPGETGTIRVLLAWHFPNRYANFVQFGPPNPQWGPTRFWLGNAYAQRYADAQAVAAEVVSQWDSLLADTRAWTSVLTESSLDGDAVEHLAAQAAILRSPSCFVTADGAFFGFEGVLGASTVMWTGDVGGSCPLNCTHVWNYAQAVAKLFPQLERSMRQTEYDVMQAPAGYLPHRVISPPYLPQLWDKPIGGPVEPALDGMLGSVLKTYREVRNGAGLDWLRRYWPSVQRLLDYVRDRWDPTASGVLRGVQPSTHDIDLCGVNSFMGTLWLAALRAAEEMARLVDDPAYGAVVADLFERGSSAYDELLFNGSYYVQVLDEGESTDYQWLHGCLADQLIGQWWAHQLDLGYLLPREHVVTALRSIVRHNLRTGFDGFDHIYRVFADRDDTGLLMCTWPDGGRPSVPTRYCDEVWTGSEYQVAAHCLREGLDDEAYAILRGIWARYDGRRRNPYNEIECGDHYVRAMAGWSVVDALSTRPGTWPLLTPSGWGTVTRGPDGVSVSCEYGVITVGGVDVPAGGRHDLPAS, encoded by the coding sequence GTGAGGGCCCGTCCGATCCCTCACGAGGAGGGGCGCTTCGTCGCGATGCCGCTGGGTGGCATCGGCACCGGCGGCTTCGCGATCGGCGCCGACGGCGGGCTGCGGCAATGGCAGCTGCAGAACGTCGGCAACCATCGTGGCGAGCTGCCGGGGACGTTCTTCGCGTTGCGGGTCAGCCAGATCGAGCCGCCGCTCGACCGGACCTACGTGCTGCAAGCGCCGCCCGGCCCGGCGGACGCCGCCCGGACCCCGCTCGTCAACGACGATCTCGTGCCGGGCTGGCAGCGGGATCTGCTCGGGGCGTACCCAGGTGTGACGTCGACGACGTTCCGCGGGCTGTATCCGGTCGCCGAGATCGATTATCACGGGTTGCCGGTGGACGTCCGGCTGACGGCGGTCAACCCGCTGATTCCGCTCGACGTCGAACGGTCGTCGCTGCCCGTGGCGATGTTCACCTTCACCGTCACGAATCCGTCTGATGTGGATGCTCATGTCTGGCTGGGTGCGGCGATGCAGAATCCGGTCGGGCACGACGGGACCACTCCGATCGACGGCGTGACCGGGCGTGGGTACGGCGGCAACACCAATCGCGTACGGCGGGAGAACGGCTGGACCTCCCTGGTCCTGGAGAACCATGCGATCGACCCGCTCGCGCCGGGCGCGGGCCAGGCCGTCCTGGCGATCGACTCGCCGTCTGCCGCGACGCTGCCGCAGTGGCAGCATCCCGCCGAGTTCCTCGGCTTCCTCGACGCCCGCGCGTTCTACGTCGACTCCTCGGTGCTCGCCCCACACACCGCCGAGTACCAGCCCAGCGGTCCCGCGCCGACCTGGGGGCCGAGCGGCCCCGGCCGCACGTGGAACGGCGGGGTCGCGGCGGTGCTCGACCTCAAGCCCGGGGAGACCGGCACGATCCGCGTCCTGCTGGCCTGGCATTTTCCCAACCGGTACGCGAATTTCGTGCAGTTCGGCCCGCCGAATCCTCAGTGGGGGCCGACCCGGTTCTGGCTCGGCAACGCCTATGCGCAGCGGTACGCCGACGCCCAGGCGGTCGCCGCCGAGGTGGTGTCGCAGTGGGATTCGCTGCTGGCCGACACCCGGGCGTGGACGTCGGTGCTCACCGAGAGCAGCCTCGACGGCGACGCGGTGGAGCACCTGGCCGCCCAAGCCGCGATCCTGCGCAGCCCGTCCTGTTTCGTCACCGCCGACGGCGCGTTCTTCGGTTTCGAAGGCGTGCTCGGGGCGTCGACCGTGATGTGGACCGGCGACGTCGGCGGCTCATGCCCGCTCAACTGCACCCACGTCTGGAACTACGCCCAGGCCGTTGCGAAGCTGTTCCCGCAGCTCGAACGCAGCATGCGGCAGACCGAGTACGACGTCATGCAGGCGCCGGCGGGTTACCTGCCGCATCGCGTGATCTCGCCTCCCTACCTGCCGCAGCTGTGGGACAAACCCATCGGCGGCCCGGTCGAGCCGGCCCTCGACGGGATGCTCGGCAGCGTCCTGAAGACCTACCGGGAGGTACGCAACGGCGCCGGCCTCGACTGGCTCCGACGGTACTGGCCCTCGGTGCAACGGTTGCTGGACTACGTGCGCGATCGCTGGGATCCGACGGCGTCCGGGGTGCTGCGCGGCGTACAGCCGTCCACGCACGACATCGATCTGTGCGGGGTCAACAGTTTCATGGGCACCCTGTGGCTGGCCGCGTTGCGGGCCGCGGAGGAGATGGCCCGACTGGTGGACGATCCCGCCTACGGCGCGGTCGTCGCGGACCTGTTCGAGCGGGGCTCGTCGGCCTATGACGAATTGCTGTTCAACGGCTCGTACTACGTCCAGGTCCTCGACGAGGGGGAGTCCACCGACTACCAGTGGCTGCACGGCTGCCTGGCCGACCAGCTCATCGGTCAGTGGTGGGCGCACCAGCTCGACCTCGGCTACCTGCTGCCGCGGGAACACGTGGTCACCGCGCTGCGCTCGATCGTCCGGCACAACCTGCGTACGGGGTTCGACGGGTTCGATCACATCTACCGGGTGTTCGCCGACCGCGACGACACCGGGCTGCTCATGTGCACCTGGCCCGACGGCGGACGGCCGTCCGTGCCGACCCGCTACTGCGACGAGGTGTGGACCGGCAGCGAGTACCAGGTGGCGGCGCACTGTCTCCGGGAGGGACTCGACGACGAGGCGTACGCCATCCTGCGCGGGATCTGGGCGCGGTACGACGGGCGGCGGCGCAACCCGTACAACGAGATCGAGTGCGGCGACCACTACGTACGCGCGATGGCGGGCTGGTCGGTCGTCGACGCGCTGTCCACGCGACCGGGGACGTGGCCGTTGCTCACGCCGAGCGGATGGGGCACCGTCACCCGCGGCCCCGACGGCGTCTCGGTCTCGTGTGAGTACGGCGTGATCACGGTCGGCGGGGTGGACGTTCCGGCCGGCGGCCGCCACGATCTTCCTGCTTCGTAG